In one window of Myxococcales bacterium DNA:
- a CDS encoding glutathione S-transferase family protein, whose product MTILRRPTSTLPGKLRGLHLFHYGGAPCAQRVRFVLAEKGVRRAADVPWRSDAALHLEATPGSYIGRPVSLPRQENLTADYAAIHPHLVVPALVHDGVLHIESVDIMNYLDRTLPGPSLVPEGQAGQLCSLLMKRASELQTSVRYVTYRWSLGGLAKLNAKKQEELFRLDAPDSPEQLAEFYRRFSNDEISEATYADHVARLEDGFGEVEKLLKEDSRSWLSGDDFSMADIIWSVKMLRISEAGYPFEIKFPHLKNWFDRIRERPTFEEAIGRDMRVVGPAFRAKAAVQNFFGRGLRRLASE is encoded by the coding sequence CACGAGCACACTTCCCGGCAAGCTGCGAGGCTTGCACCTCTTTCACTACGGCGGAGCACCCTGCGCCCAGCGGGTGCGCTTCGTGCTCGCCGAGAAGGGAGTCCGCCGCGCTGCCGACGTACCGTGGCGATCAGACGCGGCGCTGCATCTCGAGGCGACTCCGGGCAGCTATATCGGTCGCCCCGTATCACTGCCTCGGCAGGAAAACCTCACCGCCGACTACGCGGCGATCCACCCGCATCTTGTGGTACCGGCGCTCGTCCACGATGGCGTCCTGCACATCGAATCGGTCGATATCATGAACTACCTGGACCGTACGCTGCCGGGCCCTTCGTTGGTGCCCGAGGGCCAGGCGGGCCAACTCTGTAGCTTGCTCATGAAGCGCGCGTCGGAGCTTCAGACGTCGGTGCGGTATGTCACGTACAGGTGGAGTCTCGGCGGACTCGCAAAGCTCAATGCGAAGAAGCAGGAAGAGCTGTTCCGTCTCGACGCACCGGACTCGCCGGAGCAGCTCGCCGAGTTCTATCGCCGATTCAGCAATGACGAGATCTCCGAAGCAACGTATGCCGACCACGTGGCCCGCCTCGAAGACGGCTTCGGTGAAGTCGAGAAGTTGCTGAAGGAGGACAGCCGCTCGTGGCTCAGTGGGGACGATTTCTCGATGGCGGACATCATCTGGTCGGTGAAGATGCTTCGAATCAGCGAAGCGGGTTACCCCTTCGAGATCAAGTTTCCCCACCTGAAGAATTGGTTCGATCGAATCCGCGAGCGGCCGACCTTCGAGGAAGCCATCGGGCGCGACATGCGAGTCGTGGGCCCCGCGTTTCGGGCCAAGGCAGCGGTGCAAAACTTCTTCGGCCGCGGCCTCCGCCGCCTCGCCAGCGAATAA